The Tumebacillus amylolyticus genome window below encodes:
- a CDS encoding SDR family NAD(P)-dependent oxidoreductase: MAKQTALITGASSGIGEEFARRLAGQGMDLILVARSRAKLEEMAATLSSQFGITAHVITADLSAERAAKEVSRQTREKGLHVDFLINNAGFGSAGEFVHNDAEQEHQQVMVNVTTVVDMIHEYLPAMVEKRSGTIINVASLVAFQPVPHMAVYGATKAFVLSLSEALWEENRKYGVKVLGLCPGATATNFFEVAKAPSFGKLRSPEQVVSTALRALQQGRSFVVDGASNAISSTLPRILPRKVVAKVAGNFAKPKP, from the coding sequence ATGGCAAAGCAAACCGCATTGATTACGGGAGCTTCTTCGGGGATTGGGGAGGAGTTTGCTCGCCGCTTGGCAGGGCAGGGGATGGATTTGATTTTGGTGGCTCGCTCGCGGGCGAAGTTGGAAGAGATGGCGGCAACACTCAGCAGCCAGTTCGGGATCACCGCGCATGTCATCACGGCAGACCTGAGTGCGGAGCGTGCGGCGAAGGAAGTGTCGCGCCAGACGCGGGAGAAGGGCTTGCACGTCGACTTTTTGATCAACAACGCGGGATTTGGTTCGGCGGGGGAGTTTGTACACAATGACGCCGAGCAAGAGCATCAGCAAGTCATGGTCAACGTCACGACGGTCGTGGACATGATCCACGAATACTTGCCCGCGATGGTGGAGAAGCGCAGCGGCACGATCATCAACGTGGCGTCTCTCGTTGCGTTCCAACCGGTGCCGCATATGGCGGTGTACGGCGCGACCAAAGCGTTCGTGCTGTCGTTGTCCGAAGCGTTGTGGGAAGAGAATCGCAAGTACGGAGTCAAAGTGCTCGGCCTCTGTCCGGGAGCGACGGCGACGAACTTCTTCGAAGTGGCGAAGGCACCGTCGTTTGGCAAATTGCGTTCGCCGGAGCAAGTCGTGAGCACCGCGCTGCGGGCTCTCCAACAAGGTCGCAGTTTCGTCGTGGACGGCGCTTCGAACGCCATCTCGTCCACGTTGCCGCGCATCCTCCCGCGCAAAGTCGTCGCCAAAGTCGCAGGCAATTTTGCAAAACCGAAACCGTAA
- a CDS encoding ArsR/SmtB family transcription factor produces the protein MKNTPDDNDFAVSTFRNCIPIFSALGDAKRQDIILLLAEHEPLNVNQIAEHIELSRPAISHHLKILRDVGLVSVDRKGTENNYSLELGDALVTIKQLVETVEKACL, from the coding sequence ATGAAAAACACCCCAGATGACAACGACTTCGCAGTGAGCACGTTTCGCAACTGCATCCCGATCTTCAGCGCATTGGGCGATGCCAAGCGGCAAGATATCATCTTGTTGCTGGCGGAGCATGAGCCCTTGAACGTCAACCAGATTGCCGAGCACATCGAGTTGTCACGACCGGCGATTTCTCATCATTTGAAGATCCTGCGTGACGTCGGTCTCGTGTCGGTGGACCGCAAAGGCACGGAGAACAACTACAGCTTGGAGTTGGGCGACGCGCTTGTCACGATCAAACAACTTGTGGAAACGGTAGAGAAGGCCTGTCTGTGA